A region of Bryobacteraceae bacterium DNA encodes the following proteins:
- a CDS encoding glycosyltransferase: MRIAHIVETMEVGGGEMLVAHLTRDQTGRGHRVSVECMYVVGALGEQLRREGIDVHLHNGASASKPALMRSLRNRLSEARVEAVHCHNATATIFGAPAAKMAGARRVISTRHGAVPPPYKRKQEILFSIAARFCHRIVAVCKIAETNLAGAPLAARGRLTTIYNGALPAPAGPSSGELRQSKTGWTVVTVGRLAPPKDHASLLEAAAIAVEAAPDLRLWVVGDGRLRQGLEKQAASLGLADIVTFFGERHDVGGFLGAADLFCLYSNSEGVPVSQLEALAAGLPMVVSDAGGMPEVAPPEASLVVPRGDPRALADALLHFRQRQEEKERWATMAKAHFERHFTLERMCRAYERLYLGE, from the coding sequence ATGCGGATCGCGCACATCGTCGAAACGATGGAGGTGGGCGGCGGCGAGATGCTCGTCGCGCACCTAACGCGGGACCAGACCGGGCGCGGACACCGTGTTTCGGTGGAGTGCATGTACGTCGTGGGCGCGCTCGGCGAGCAGTTACGGCGCGAGGGAATCGACGTTCATCTGCACAACGGCGCCTCGGCGTCGAAGCCGGCCTTGATGAGATCGCTCCGGAATCGTCTCTCCGAAGCGCGCGTCGAGGCGGTCCACTGCCACAACGCGACGGCCACAATCTTCGGCGCCCCGGCGGCGAAGATGGCGGGAGCCCGCCGTGTCATCAGCACGCGGCATGGCGCCGTGCCTCCGCCTTATAAGCGGAAACAGGAGATCCTGTTCTCGATCGCGGCGCGGTTCTGCCACCGGATCGTGGCCGTTTGCAAAATCGCGGAAACGAACCTGGCGGGAGCGCCGCTGGCCGCCCGCGGCCGCCTGACCACCATCTATAACGGAGCGCTGCCGGCTCCGGCCGGACCGTCGTCCGGTGAATTGCGGCAATCGAAGACGGGTTGGACGGTGGTGACCGTGGGCCGGCTGGCTCCTCCGAAAGACCACGCCTCGCTGCTCGAGGCGGCGGCCATCGCGGTCGAGGCGGCGCCCGACTTGCGGCTGTGGGTGGTGGGAGACGGCCGTCTCCGGCAGGGATTGGAGAAACAAGCCGCCTCGCTTGGGCTTGCGGACATAGTCACGTTCTTCGGCGAGCGCCACGACGTCGGCGGCTTTCTCGGGGCGGCCGATCTGTTCTGCCTCTATTCGAACAGCGAGGGAGTTCCAGTGTCGCAGTTGGAAGCGCTGGCGGCCGGGCTGCCGATGGTGGTGAGCGACGCCGGCGGGATGCCCGAAGTGGCCCCCCCGGAAGCGAGCCTCGTGGTTCCGCGCGGAGACCCGCGAGCCCTGGCCGACGCGCTGCTTCACTTTCGCCAGCGGCAGGAAGAAAAGGAACGCTGGGCCACGATGGCAAAGGCCCATTTCGAGCGCCATTTCACGCTCGAACGGATGTGCCGCGCCTACGAGCGTCTCTATCTCGGCGAGTAA
- a CDS encoding DNRLRE domain-containing protein has product MYSARRFTARLYPILLATLPAFAQFHTTPPTQGSLTVDLYPTESVAASSTLVTFGVPFPRGAMTSARLAGIRVLRNGSEIPAHVSELALWRHLTDPAQDGASVRVVQIQIDYAFTIRYPNSEPITVEWGYTDRTRSIASPRDPKTAWHPVTDGVTATGGPTFGPSHGVSEPDVYAVLPKQWLAASGIKSPMAPMPDSIGLPRMDPTTVAASYPGFEEADHAQVNFFYTIINDDDRLEPFHANNTNAFLTEYEPWLYDRPMAMYLAYFRGGGFRFLREAVRNAQFYKRQIYVPGDCASICVGNFRPRNPDPNASWFVELYNYNESLATTYWLTGDATLLPYVTDWIPRALDPVRTAYTRGRPWTERSAALKWMANVVAFETNGSATARSKTLQILADLRAMQTTPYGGAADGGLWHAIVDHDPEEGATADPATSPWMSAMLTDAALRVYNVSESSETASLILGLAQHLAGRGAYWTNASWSSGANGLAAFNGGQPLRFPFYLASTSGQGFADHVDPWSDHEHSFECATTVAWGSYFARQSGDTAEASRLAAVANELYTTFSHVITLWTRPAAPASGYDAFRVNPARKYAWWFKNSSGLQWALTDTAPPPAPPAAPTVQLTLGAGSILTAPGAVNLTASAVSPLPVVRVDFYNGASLIGSDTTAPYSFAWTAVAAGSFSLTARIVDNANRTAMSAPLAVTVAAPAPASTGNQITWQQGVSGYSGEAAATITSQYLASSGGNGYTYFNTYILALRNSSYEARGLLRFDGLSLPAGATVARARLSVTLTYADPNAALSAYYLASPWDLFPALGWKNRTATASWAAPGAGGAADRTGQPVVFPHPTARSNEVLTVDLDPAIVQGWVDGAANAGLVLENPTGFPIRIHAPDAANAAYRPKLTIDYQTGVTTTPPPPSPAPSSGPVTSTYQQGAGGYQSAADVTISNQNAQYNGGNGNTLRGDIVYAAATATYTMHGLIRFDGLAAPAGTSVQRAQLTLTTPYAPAAALVEGYYLKNAWTDTPELSWLTRSGALAWAAPGASGDGADLVSGASFRIDGFRGVSNQSITVDLDPAIVQTWISNPAANAGLVLTAPSGSFLRFHSSEAAVVANRPKLTIVYQ; this is encoded by the coding sequence GTGTACTCCGCCCGCCGTTTCACCGCCCGCCTCTACCCGATCCTCCTTGCCACCCTTCCCGCCTTCGCCCAGTTCCACACGACCCCGCCCACTCAGGGCTCCCTCACCGTCGATCTTTACCCCACCGAATCCGTCGCCGCCTCCTCCACCCTCGTCACCTTCGGCGTCCCCTTTCCACGCGGCGCCATGACCTCCGCCCGGCTGGCCGGCATCCGCGTCCTCCGCAACGGCTCTGAAATCCCCGCCCACGTCTCCGAACTCGCCCTCTGGCGCCACCTCACCGACCCCGCTCAGGACGGCGCCTCCGTCCGTGTCGTCCAAATCCAGATCGACTACGCCTTCACCATCCGCTATCCCAACTCCGAACCCATCACCGTCGAGTGGGGATACACGGACCGCACCCGCTCCATCGCCTCCCCCCGCGACCCCAAAACCGCCTGGCACCCCGTCACCGACGGCGTCACCGCCACCGGCGGCCCCACCTTCGGCCCCTCCCACGGCGTCTCCGAGCCCGACGTCTACGCCGTCCTGCCCAAACAATGGCTCGCCGCCAGCGGCATCAAATCCCCCATGGCTCCAATGCCCGACTCCATCGGCCTCCCCCGCATGGACCCCACCACCGTCGCCGCCTCCTACCCCGGCTTCGAGGAAGCCGACCATGCTCAGGTCAACTTCTTCTACACGATCATCAACGACGACGACCGCCTCGAGCCGTTCCACGCCAACAACACCAACGCCTTCCTCACCGAATACGAACCCTGGCTCTACGACCGTCCCATGGCCATGTACCTGGCTTACTTCCGCGGCGGCGGCTTCCGCTTCCTGCGCGAAGCCGTCCGCAACGCGCAGTTCTACAAGCGCCAGATCTACGTCCCCGGCGATTGCGCCTCCATCTGCGTCGGTAACTTCAGACCCCGGAACCCCGATCCCAACGCCTCCTGGTTCGTCGAGCTCTATAACTACAACGAAAGCCTCGCCACCACCTACTGGCTCACCGGCGATGCGACGCTGCTGCCCTACGTCACCGACTGGATCCCCCGCGCCCTCGACCCCGTGCGTACCGCCTACACCCGCGGCCGCCCCTGGACCGAACGCTCCGCCGCCTTGAAATGGATGGCTAACGTCGTCGCTTTCGAAACCAACGGCTCCGCCACCGCCCGCTCGAAAACCCTCCAGATCCTCGCCGATCTCCGCGCCATGCAGACCACTCCCTACGGCGGCGCCGCCGACGGCGGACTCTGGCACGCCATCGTTGATCACGACCCCGAAGAAGGCGCCACCGCCGACCCGGCCACCTCCCCCTGGATGTCGGCCATGCTCACCGATGCAGCCCTCCGCGTCTACAACGTCAGCGAATCGTCCGAAACCGCCAGCCTCATCCTCGGCCTCGCCCAACACCTCGCCGGCCGCGGCGCCTACTGGACCAACGCCTCCTGGAGCTCCGGCGCCAACGGCCTCGCGGCCTTCAACGGCGGCCAGCCTCTCCGCTTCCCCTTCTACCTCGCCTCCACCTCCGGACAGGGCTTCGCCGATCACGTCGATCCCTGGTCCGATCACGAACACTCCTTCGAGTGCGCCACCACCGTCGCCTGGGGTTCCTACTTCGCCCGCCAGTCCGGCGACACGGCCGAGGCCAGCCGCCTCGCCGCCGTCGCCAACGAGCTCTACACCACCTTCAGCCACGTCATCACCCTCTGGACCCGCCCCGCCGCCCCGGCTAGCGGCTACGACGCCTTCCGCGTCAATCCCGCCCGCAAGTACGCCTGGTGGTTCAAGAATTCGTCCGGACTCCAATGGGCGCTGACCGATACCGCGCCGCCGCCAGCGCCGCCCGCCGCCCCCACCGTTCAGTTGACCCTCGGCGCCGGCTCCATTCTCACCGCGCCGGGCGCCGTCAATCTCACCGCGAGCGCCGTTTCGCCCCTGCCCGTGGTCCGCGTCGATTTCTATAACGGGGCGTCGCTGATCGGCTCCGATACCACCGCGCCCTATTCGTTCGCCTGGACGGCGGTCGCCGCCGGGTCGTTCTCGCTCACCGCGCGGATCGTCGACAACGCCAACCGCACGGCTATGTCGGCCCCCCTCGCCGTCACCGTCGCGGCCCCGGCCCCGGCTTCGACCGGAAACCAGATTACCTGGCAGCAGGGCGTTTCCGGATACTCGGGCGAGGCAGCCGCCACCATCACCTCCCAGTATCTGGCCTCCAGCGGCGGCAATGGCTATACTTACTTCAACACTTACATCCTCGCCTTGCGCAACAGTTCCTACGAAGCGCGTGGCCTGCTCCGTTTCGACGGCCTCAGCCTCCCCGCGGGCGCCACCGTCGCCCGAGCCCGCCTCTCGGTCACCCTCACCTATGCCGACCCCAACGCCGCGCTCTCCGCCTATTACCTCGCCAGCCCCTGGGACCTGTTCCCCGCCCTCGGCTGGAAGAACCGGACCGCCACCGCTTCCTGGGCCGCGCCCGGAGCCGGCGGCGCCGCCGACCGCACCGGCCAGCCCGTCGTCTTCCCCCACCCCACCGCCCGCTCCAACGAGGTGCTCACCGTCGACCTCGATCCGGCCATCGTGCAAGGCTGGGTCGACGGCGCCGCCAACGCCGGACTCGTCCTCGAAAACCCCACCGGCTTCCCCATCCGCATCCATGCGCCCGACGCCGCCAACGCCGCCTATCGCCCCAAACTCACCATCGACTATCAGACCGGCGTCACCACCACCCCGCCTCCCCCCTCTCCGGCGCCGAGCTCCGGCCCCGTCACCAGCACCTATCAGCAAGGCGCCGGCGGCTATCAATCCGCGGCCGATGTCACCATCTCCAATCAGAACGCGCAGTACAACGGAGGCAACGGAAACACCCTCCGCGGCGACATCGTCTACGCCGCCGCCACCGCCACCTACACCATGCACGGACTCATCCGGTTCGACGGCCTCGCCGCTCCGGCCGGCACGTCCGTCCAACGCGCCCAGTTGACCCTCACCACGCCCTACGCTCCGGCCGCCGCACTCGTCGAGGGTTACTATCTCAAGAACGCCTGGACCGACACTCCCGAACTCAGTTGGCTCACCCGCTCCGGCGCCCTCGCCTGGGCCGCGCCCGGCGCCTCCGGCGACGGCGCCGACCTCGTCTCCGGAGCTTCCTTCCGGATCGACGGCTTCCGCGGCGTCTCCAACCAATCGATCACCGTCGATCTCGACCCCGCCATCGTCCAGACCTGGATCTCCAATCCGGCCGCCAACGCCGGTCTTGTCCTGACCGCCCCGTCTGGTTCGTTCCTTCGTTTTCACTCGAGCGAAGCAGCGGTGGTCGCCAACCGGCCGAAGCTGACCATCGTCTATCAGTAG
- a CDS encoding putative Ig domain-containing protein, which translates to MQIERPAHFRPRPAIVALLGLGLLAAGLHGQTFRLRTGGAGSTRHITQATQTTPIVITTQEQHGFADGDPIHVQFVRGNTAANGHWFADALTSTTVALYSNQALSTPSAGNGTFVTGSGTAGKTALYSLRSHPHRLLWADDNGLARITDPDGAGPQVAPAVQTGNPCISSDRSGCTDWDAALQALSVFVSPNGCDGMTPAQCPTEELRVSQNHYEVSFAIVPLIAAVAWNADQSQTRYLQAARYYLNNLDRVLVNGRFTACYQGFVHCGAGQDNDWASFVMADYAMVFELIRGQLTPAEITAFRQKILNGVENPGSFTNTLEKQPGEAFAVSGSKVVTFSGIDATAVYSPGDWIWLKMTPKMHRVSEGDLVSIVSDGAGVCNMTTTYWTGVKDSFLTVSGSTEASLNGVWYTESNAPRTTAPFGIGFLCPGVPAGTYNSASLQVIVDGNVSSGPVWAKIATVDSPTQVTMTANVTVSAFGGEGRHIQHFRAKPWTPASHGLMWFVSNHGQAPSILNRRGVAHLAGAIDDTQTAIGIDSAADFLDPAPFFILIDSEFLRVTSIDGNNLTVERGAFDTTPRPHNNNRMIIWSRFPTGGRDWTGDSLAAGDPRSNLALTKLYGYFIAAIALASDDPAAVTIAENAFNWWYDYMYPVIDSSWTGMSGGSSTTGYHGGRWMDFMVVWAETLHSFTAQPLDLFAGQKWLNAMYYPIYAGMPYNWLITPRFADAGSDEQTLENDDFKHAAVTASTIGGVTGQHFRYWLENTSNFLAFSQQAQTSTGKEVIPYYLLHRGGWPSASDYRTLPTYRYFTQVDSTVKKPLGLLFSRGSWTDPSATHLTVLGAAPAYDHWAGYPAPGGYKIARCAADPCTQGDARGRLLDDDANAGMGSAGTTNYVEVGAANNLKPGSIAGLVHDGQNPVWDRQYGSPTSVYTRIDTAGSYKTTVNVTAASRQVAHLKPAGQSADYVIAYDHVRTSSPQAIRTRLFYRIQKKTPVPTGSLAGDTFVYTDPMSNARMSSKILLGGTVTQGANTAYSIPLTLDGGTATEAEFLVLHRVSGSLSDTLPPVTLLTSDSNFRALQVDDPGTPLVVLFSKTSAAGASNYISASAVSTHAGQGRYLVGGLTPGTYEVKLNGSVILSGLSVDGNTETLEFNAPAGTVLVSQTGAVILAASVSEIPVSWTAGDPDPADRGFTAFCQDAACTVTASANTPWCAVTPASGPSPQAFSITLTPSGSSLAPGAYSCPIEVSSPVAANSPETVTVVLTVSAASGGPPQIFTSSLPGGQIGGSYTTELAGACSVTPCTWSIPVGTLPAGLTLNSSTGVISGVPIAAATSNFTVRLTDAASAFADKAFSISVSGDQPVSVNHLSGSFDLTLNTVATVVFNATGGSGNYTWALDDPATLPEGLEFDSGLISGAARRIGNFAILVRATDENNLLGELAVTITVRPPLSATLNVRSVSTGNNTASVVVSKPGLPADEPCQLIVRSSVDPQTPPAASDIVPAGVATRTLFVAGLSPATAYTLDAACGANGAIVGATTSNLSGSANLTWNGSPPPLLPVANVLLEHGPTAALGSNVSQSCSASCQVSLGSLPRGSVHYIRYTWRGSANQILAGPSQVTAVMIH; encoded by the coding sequence ATGCAGATCGAAAGACCAGCACACTTCCGGCCGCGACCGGCCATCGTCGCCCTGCTCGGCCTCGGCTTGCTTGCCGCCGGGCTTCACGGGCAGACGTTTCGCCTGCGGACGGGCGGCGCCGGCAGCACCCGCCATATCACCCAGGCAACGCAAACCACGCCGATCGTCATCACCACGCAAGAGCAGCACGGCTTCGCCGACGGGGACCCGATTCATGTCCAGTTCGTGCGCGGCAATACGGCCGCCAACGGCCACTGGTTCGCCGACGCGCTCACCTCCACCACGGTCGCTCTCTACTCCAATCAGGCCCTCTCCACTCCGTCGGCCGGCAATGGAACCTTCGTGACAGGTTCGGGCACCGCCGGCAAGACCGCGCTTTACTCGCTTCGTTCTCATCCGCATCGCCTGTTGTGGGCAGACGACAACGGACTTGCCCGCATCACCGATCCCGACGGAGCCGGCCCGCAGGTGGCCCCCGCCGTCCAAACCGGCAACCCCTGCATCTCCTCGGATCGCAGCGGCTGCACCGACTGGGACGCGGCCCTCCAGGCCCTCTCCGTGTTCGTGAGCCCGAACGGCTGCGACGGCATGACGCCCGCCCAGTGCCCAACCGAAGAGCTCCGCGTCAGCCAGAACCACTACGAGGTCAGCTTCGCCATTGTCCCGCTCATCGCCGCGGTCGCCTGGAACGCCGATCAGTCCCAGACCCGGTATCTGCAGGCCGCCCGTTACTACCTGAACAACCTGGACCGGGTCCTGGTCAACGGCCGCTTCACCGCCTGCTACCAGGGCTTCGTCCACTGCGGCGCCGGACAGGATAACGACTGGGCGAGTTTCGTCATGGCGGACTACGCGATGGTTTTCGAACTTATCCGCGGACAACTGACTCCCGCCGAAATCACCGCCTTCCGTCAGAAGATCCTCAACGGAGTCGAGAATCCCGGATCGTTCACCAATACGCTTGAGAAGCAGCCCGGAGAAGCCTTCGCCGTCTCTGGCTCCAAAGTGGTTACCTTTTCCGGAATCGACGCCACCGCCGTCTATTCGCCGGGTGACTGGATCTGGTTGAAGATGACGCCCAAAATGCACCGGGTCTCCGAGGGCGATCTGGTTTCGATCGTCTCCGACGGCGCCGGCGTCTGTAACATGACTACCACTTACTGGACCGGCGTCAAAGACAGCTTTCTTACCGTCAGCGGCTCCACGGAAGCATCGTTGAACGGCGTCTGGTACACCGAATCCAATGCCCCCCGGACAACGGCTCCCTTTGGAATCGGATTCCTTTGTCCCGGCGTCCCGGCCGGAACTTACAATAGTGCCTCGCTCCAGGTTATCGTCGACGGAAACGTCAGCTCCGGACCCGTCTGGGCCAAGATCGCCACGGTCGACTCTCCGACGCAGGTCACCATGACCGCCAACGTCACCGTCAGCGCCTTCGGGGGAGAAGGCAGACACATCCAGCACTTCCGCGCCAAGCCCTGGACGCCCGCCAGCCACGGATTGATGTGGTTCGTATCCAACCACGGCCAGGCTCCCAGCATTCTCAACCGGCGCGGAGTGGCCCATCTGGCCGGCGCCATCGACGATACCCAAACCGCCATCGGCATCGATTCGGCGGCAGACTTTCTCGACCCCGCGCCCTTCTTCATCCTCATCGATTCCGAGTTTCTGCGCGTCACCTCCATCGATGGCAACAACCTCACCGTCGAGCGCGGCGCCTTCGACACGACGCCCCGGCCGCACAACAACAACCGGATGATCATCTGGAGCCGCTTCCCGACCGGAGGGCGCGACTGGACCGGCGATTCCCTCGCCGCCGGAGACCCCCGCAGCAATCTGGCCCTCACCAAGCTCTACGGCTACTTCATCGCCGCAATTGCGCTCGCCTCCGACGATCCGGCCGCCGTCACCATCGCCGAGAACGCCTTCAACTGGTGGTACGACTACATGTATCCGGTGATCGACTCCTCCTGGACCGGCATGTCCGGCGGCTCCTCCACCACCGGTTACCACGGCGGCCGCTGGATGGACTTCATGGTCGTTTGGGCGGAGACGCTGCATTCGTTCACCGCCCAGCCGCTCGATTTGTTCGCCGGCCAGAAGTGGCTCAACGCCATGTATTATCCGATCTACGCCGGCATGCCTTACAACTGGCTCATCACTCCGCGGTTCGCCGACGCCGGCTCGGATGAACAGACCCTGGAAAACGATGACTTCAAGCACGCCGCCGTCACGGCCAGCACCATCGGCGGCGTAACCGGCCAGCATTTTCGCTACTGGCTCGAAAACACCTCCAACTTCCTCGCCTTCTCGCAGCAGGCCCAGACCAGCACCGGCAAGGAAGTCATCCCCTATTACCTGCTCCATCGCGGCGGCTGGCCCTCGGCCTCCGACTATCGAACCCTGCCCACCTACCGCTACTTCACCCAGGTCGATTCGACCGTGAAGAAGCCGCTCGGCCTTTTGTTCTCCCGCGGTTCCTGGACCGATCCGTCCGCCACGCATCTTACCGTGCTCGGCGCCGCGCCCGCCTACGACCACTGGGCCGGCTATCCCGCGCCCGGCGGCTACAAGATCGCCCGATGCGCCGCCGATCCCTGCACGCAAGGCGACGCCCGCGGCCGTCTCCTCGACGACGATGCCAACGCCGGCATGGGAAGCGCTGGAACCACCAACTACGTCGAAGTCGGCGCGGCGAACAATCTCAAGCCCGGCTCCATCGCCGGTCTCGTTCACGACGGCCAGAACCCCGTCTGGGACCGACAGTATGGATCGCCAACCTCCGTCTACACGCGCATCGATACCGCCGGGTCTTACAAGACCACCGTCAACGTCACCGCCGCCAGCCGCCAGGTCGCTCACCTCAAGCCGGCCGGCCAATCCGCCGACTACGTCATCGCCTACGACCACGTCCGCACCTCGTCGCCGCAGGCCATCCGCACCCGGCTCTTCTACCGGATCCAAAAGAAGACACCCGTTCCCACCGGCAGTCTCGCCGGCGACACTTTCGTCTACACCGACCCGATGTCGAACGCCCGGATGTCTTCCAAGATCCTGCTCGGCGGAACCGTCACCCAGGGCGCCAACACCGCCTACAGCATCCCGCTCACCCTCGACGGCGGAACCGCCACCGAAGCCGAGTTCCTCGTCCTGCATCGCGTCAGCGGCTCGCTCTCCGACACGCTCCCGCCGGTGACGCTGCTTACCTCCGACAGCAACTTCCGCGCGCTGCAGGTCGACGACCCCGGCACTCCGCTCGTCGTGCTGTTCTCGAAGACATCCGCCGCCGGCGCATCCAACTACATCAGCGCGTCCGCGGTCTCGACGCACGCGGGCCAGGGCCGCTATCTGGTCGGCGGACTCACCCCGGGCACGTATGAAGTGAAGCTCAACGGCAGCGTCATTCTCTCCGGACTCAGCGTCGACGGTAACACTGAAACGCTCGAGTTCAACGCTCCCGCCGGCACGGTGCTCGTATCGCAAACCGGCGCCGTCATCCTCGCCGCATCCGTCTCCGAGATTCCGGTCTCATGGACGGCCGGCGATCCGGATCCCGCCGATCGCGGTTTCACCGCCTTCTGTCAGGATGCCGCCTGCACCGTCACCGCCTCGGCGAACACGCCATGGTGCGCCGTCACCCCGGCCTCGGGTCCATCCCCGCAGGCCTTTTCGATCACCCTGACGCCGTCCGGTTCGAGCCTCGCCCCCGGCGCCTACTCCTGCCCGATCGAGGTTTCGTCGCCCGTCGCCGCCAACAGTCCGGAAACGGTCACCGTCGTTCTCACCGTCTCGGCCGCTTCCGGAGGCCCACCGCAGATCTTCACCAGTTCGCTGCCCGGCGGCCAGATCGGCGGCAGCTACACCACCGAGTTGGCCGGAGCCTGTTCGGTGACTCCTTGTACGTGGTCCATCCCGGTCGGGACGCTGCCCGCCGGGTTGACCTTGAATTCCTCAACCGGCGTCATCAGCGGCGTTCCCATCGCAGCCGCAACGTCCAACTTCACGGTCCGCCTCACCGACGCCGCATCGGCGTTCGCCGACAAAGCCTTCTCGATCTCCGTCTCGGGCGATCAGCCGGTTTCGGTGAACCACTTGTCCGGGTCGTTCGACCTCACGCTGAACACCGTCGCCACCGTCGTCTTCAACGCCACCGGCGGCAGCGGCAACTACACCTGGGCGCTCGACGATCCGGCCACCCTTCCCGAAGGCCTCGAATTCGATTCCGGCCTGATCTCCGGCGCCGCGCGGCGAATCGGCAACTTCGCCATCCTGGTGCGCGCCACCGACGAGAACAATCTCCTGGGCGAACTCGCCGTCACCATCACCGTGCGGCCGCCCCTCAGCGCCACGCTGAACGTCCGCTCCGTTTCAACCGGAAACAACACCGCATCCGTCGTCGTTTCCAAACCTGGCCTCCCCGCCGACGAACCGTGTCAGCTCATCGTCCGATCCTCGGTCGATCCTCAAACGCCTCCGGCCGCCAGCGACATCGTCCCGGCCGGCGTCGCTACCCGGACGTTGTTCGTCGCCGGACTCTCGCCGGCCACCGCCTATACGCTCGACGCCGCCTGCGGCGCCAACGGCGCCATCGTCGGCGCCACCACTTCGAACCTCTCCGGCTCGGCCAACCTCACCTGGAACGGCTCCCCGCCGCCCCTCCTGCCGGTGGCCAACGTCCTGCTCGAACACGGGCCCACGGCCGCCCTCGGATCGAACGTCTCCCAGTCGTGCAGCGCTTCCTGCCAGGTTTCCCTTGGCAGCCTGCCCCGCGGATCCGTTCACTACATCCGGTACACCTGGCGCGGATCGGCCAACCAGATCCTCGCCGGGCCGTCCCAGGTCACCGCCGTGATGATCCACTGA
- a CDS encoding glycosyltransferase: MGQRALRIAVVTPLFPIRAEPYRGKPIYETVRRLREFAEVRAWCLTARYPAWLRPSSYQYRTVDADYQPDGVPTEYVTYPAIPVATRPFNPWLGTRALLPRLRPWTPDVVLAYWLYPEGRSALLAARNLGAAAVVGSRGSDLKRIPDGWTRRMTAATVREADRVITVSEDLRRAAIALGADGSRVTTIVNGCDTTVFRPAPRMAAREELGLGPDDEVVVYVGHLQTSKGVFDLAAAARQLRRRRGRLRTVLLGEGVDEAQLRSQTPAEDGFLLPGAKPAAVVTRWLAAADVFCLPSYSEGCPNVVIEALACHRPVVATTVGGIPELVDGETGILVPPGDPGALENALDQALGMPWPENAFDAAGPRSWREAARQTYEVCREASRAIRTKRS; encoded by the coding sequence ATGGGACAGCGCGCGCTGCGGATCGCGGTGGTGACTCCGTTGTTCCCCATCCGGGCCGAGCCATACCGTGGCAAGCCCATCTATGAAACGGTGCGCCGGCTGCGCGAGTTCGCAGAGGTGCGGGCGTGGTGCCTGACGGCGCGCTACCCGGCGTGGCTGCGGCCATCGAGTTATCAATACCGGACCGTAGACGCCGACTATCAGCCCGATGGGGTCCCCACCGAATACGTCACCTATCCGGCGATTCCGGTGGCGACCCGGCCGTTCAATCCATGGCTCGGAACGCGCGCGCTGCTGCCGCGGCTGCGGCCGTGGACGCCGGACGTCGTGCTGGCCTATTGGCTCTATCCCGAGGGCAGGAGCGCGCTGCTCGCGGCGCGCAACCTGGGCGCGGCGGCGGTTGTGGGATCGCGCGGGTCCGACCTGAAGCGGATTCCTGACGGGTGGACGCGGAGGATGACCGCGGCCACGGTGCGCGAGGCCGACCGCGTGATCACCGTCAGCGAAGATTTGCGCCGCGCCGCCATCGCGCTCGGGGCCGACGGGAGCCGCGTCACCACCATCGTCAACGGCTGCGACACGACGGTCTTCCGGCCGGCGCCGCGCATGGCGGCACGCGAGGAGTTGGGGCTCGGCCCGGACGACGAGGTGGTGGTCTACGTCGGCCACCTGCAAACCAGCAAAGGCGTGTTCGATCTGGCGGCGGCGGCGCGGCAGTTGCGGCGGCGGCGCGGCCGTTTGCGCACGGTGCTCCTCGGCGAAGGCGTGGACGAGGCGCAGTTGCGGAGCCAGACGCCGGCCGAGGACGGCTTTCTCCTCCCCGGCGCCAAGCCCGCCGCGGTCGTCACTCGATGGTTGGCGGCGGCCGATGTGTTTTGCCTGCCCAGCTACTCGGAAGGTTGCCCGAACGTGGTGATCGAGGCACTCGCCTGCCACCGGCCGGTGGTAGCGACCACGGTCGGCGGGATTCCTGAGCTCGTGGACGGCGAGACCGGGATCCTGGTTCCTCCGGGCGACCCGGGCGCGCTCGAGAACGCGCTCGACCAAGCGCTCGGGATGCCCTGGCCGGAGAACGCCTTCGACGCGGCCGGGCCGAGAAGCTGGCGGGAGGCGGCGCGGCAAACCTACGAAGTGTGCCGCGAGGCTTCGCGCGCCATCCGGACGAAGAGGAGCTGA